A single genomic interval of Leptospira montravelensis harbors:
- a CDS encoding lysophospholipid acyltransferase family protein has product MESNQNAADILESLFVIPREVPKTVLRNLLELIYDVKVAGYENIPEFGGALIVSNHTDYLDIAVQGAFADRKIVYLGKYELFHPQEEIMAIINHKNSPFHYPPLSLTKPIIEVLLNSLGGVVKKNLINWGSMPIIRNAAKESEMDKRAAMEYYEKLENYMVDLMKDGELLSIYPEGSRSETGELQSFRAMAAKLAIRAGVPIVPSGIVGATNMSKPKAFLTGDAFKTKIRYVIGKPILPSEFPTGPEKKAAKELTEILENRVRDLMKQAESVL; this is encoded by the coding sequence ATGGAATCAAACCAAAACGCCGCAGATATATTAGAAAGTCTCTTTGTAATCCCTCGGGAAGTTCCGAAAACCGTCCTCCGTAACCTTTTAGAGCTAATTTATGACGTAAAAGTGGCTGGATACGAAAATATTCCCGAATTCGGTGGAGCTCTCATTGTCTCAAACCATACAGATTATTTGGACATCGCAGTCCAAGGTGCCTTTGCCGACCGAAAAATCGTTTATTTAGGCAAATATGAGCTCTTTCATCCGCAGGAAGAGATCATGGCCATCATCAATCATAAAAACTCTCCGTTTCATTATCCGCCTTTAAGTCTAACCAAACCTATCATTGAAGTTTTGTTAAATTCTTTGGGGGGAGTTGTCAAAAAGAACCTGATCAATTGGGGAAGTATGCCTATCATTCGCAATGCTGCCAAAGAATCGGAAATGGATAAACGAGCAGCGATGGAATATTATGAAAAATTAGAGAATTATATGGTCGATTTGATGAAAGACGGAGAACTTCTTTCCATTTACCCAGAAGGTTCTCGGTCGGAAACGGGGGAGTTACAATCCTTTCGAGCTATGGCGGCCAAACTTGCCATTCGTGCCGGGGTTCCGATTGTTCCCTCTGGGATCGTTGGAGCTACCAATATGTCAAAACCTAAGGCTTTTCTGACCGGAGATGCTTTCAAAACCAAAATTCGTTACGTTATTGGCAAACCCATTCTTCCTTCCGAGTTCCCAACTGGCCCTGAAAAAAAAGCTGCCAAAGAACTGACCGAAATTCTGGAAAATCGAGTGCGGGACCTAATGAAACAGGCAGAATCCGTACTTTAG
- a CDS encoding phosphatase PAP2 family protein gives MKAFLLAQSSHWFSPIPLDFLHHWDPTLGGILVVISTICHYLGGSSFFLGLISFVYIYYRPKLTFELSLGLLTSAVMVSLLKFYFESPRPFPYPEAFDEKAFGLPSGHVYSAVVVWGLLAYRIPKLWFRVLSVLIILFMPFSRMYLRVHYLGDVSVGFGLGLIHLLILLFLLDRFYKNDSVPAFLQTEKYRTLSLLGIVVTLSPISLDSPFLSIEHHHSLSGVLMASGALAGFWMGVLFYPRFSKPEFLDWSLPKCSFSLGTKEFNIFWNTFLVRLLVLAIVISLFYVIPGIIIKKTIWKDDLFLRYIRYLVVGFALVAIVPLILQRIQKGKFLQN, from the coding sequence ATGAAAGCATTCCTACTCGCACAGAGCTCCCATTGGTTCTCCCCCATCCCTCTCGATTTCTTACACCATTGGGATCCAACTCTTGGTGGAATCTTGGTCGTGATTTCGACTATCTGCCATTACCTGGGAGGAAGTAGCTTTTTTTTGGGCCTCATTTCCTTTGTTTATATTTACTACAGGCCAAAACTAACATTCGAACTTTCCCTCGGGTTACTTACTTCTGCTGTGATGGTTTCTCTTTTAAAATTCTATTTTGAAAGCCCAAGACCCTTTCCTTATCCTGAAGCCTTTGATGAAAAAGCATTCGGTTTACCATCAGGACATGTATATTCAGCAGTTGTCGTCTGGGGATTGTTAGCCTACCGAATCCCAAAACTTTGGTTTCGAGTTCTTTCTGTCCTAATTATCCTTTTTATGCCTTTTTCCAGAATGTATCTTAGGGTCCATTATTTGGGAGACGTCAGCGTGGGATTTGGATTGGGTTTGATCCATTTACTGATTCTTTTATTTTTACTAGATAGATTTTATAAAAACGATTCGGTTCCTGCCTTCTTACAAACAGAAAAATACAGAACATTAAGTTTACTAGGTATTGTTGTTACTTTATCACCCATCTCTTTAGATTCTCCTTTTTTATCTATCGAACATCATCATAGTTTATCGGGAGTTCTTATGGCAAGTGGAGCTCTTGCAGGTTTTTGGATGGGAGTTCTATTTTATCCAAGATTTAGCAAACCAGAATTTTTAGATTGGTCCCTTCCAAAATGTAGTTTTTCTTTAGGAACTAAAGAATTTAATATTTTTTGGAATACGTTTCTTGTTCGTTTGTTAGTTTTAGCGATAGTGATCTCGTTATTCTATGTAATACCTGGTATCATTATCAAAAAAACCATTTGGAAAGATGATTTGTTTTTAAGATACATTCGTTACTTAGTTGTAGGATTTGCACTAGTTGCAATTGTTCCTTTAATTCTGCAAAGGATACAAAAAGGAAAGTTTTTGCAAAACTAA